The Zingiber officinale cultivar Zhangliang chromosome 9A, Zo_v1.1, whole genome shotgun sequence genome window below encodes:
- the LOC122019014 gene encoding protein-tyrosine-phosphatase MKP1-like, translated as MEEPESPSSSASGTPRLPPLALHPSASSSSNPAADDGDPDISRVDDHVFLGGDAAARDRATLRRHGITHVLNCAGAACPDHFRGELEYSTLWLRDSPAEDLAPVLYDAFDFLERARAAPRGRVLVHCRRGASRSAALVVAYLMWRRALTFDRALRAVRVARPSADPNLGFAAQLLHCQRRFLALPPTSVSSAIRAYRMAPQSPCDPLYLVPKSVDLSTTGANILDSRGVFIIHTPAAIYVWLGQGCEPSMTAAAATSALQLVRYERADGPIITVHEGSESAAFWASLNNDPSPPNTDEFVGKRRVELYDLDYDIFRRAIPRARGTPPLPAKSPAKESGWTRLRREFAIKGLKELTKAVLERRVFDDEGLRVSDTIRSPGSFSMESSATPSSSTADTASVISTFSPNSFSSSDWYNLSPPSSELYRTRQTELNSDLQSSVTGNVKWMGSRTLVERRRDNAPLVLLPSSADASGRLSSTELVMDWCPSPPFISEVEEDQEALDIGQLSLDASDQDASAEDAPSGADEDTQLIHPVLFRWPDMDKVEDAHHGVLNSDSVFLLLTSESKAGSRKSMIKMYVWLGRNSRHNILGEEEEKETAHVDRIGTKFIELMGIPLDTTIQVIREGEEPEQFLNHLFSFHQAKEGIH; from the exons ATGGAGGAACCGGAGTCTCCTTCCTCCTCTGCCTCTGGCACTCCGC GACTGCCGCCACTGGCCCTCCACCCCTCCGCCTCTTCCTCCTCCAACCCGGCTGCAGATGACGGCGACCCAGACATCTCCCGCGTCGACGACCACGTCTTCCTCGGGGGCGACGCGGCCGCCCGCGACCGCGCGACCCTCCGCCGCCACGGCATCACTCACGTGCTCAACTGCGCCGGCGCCGCTTGCCCCGACCACTTCCGCGGAGAGCTCGAGTATAGCACTCTGTGGCTCCGCGACTCCCCCGCCGAGGATCTCGCCCCTGTGCTGTACGACGCGTTCGACTTCCTCGAGCGGGCGCGCGCTGCTCCCCGGGGCCGCGTGCTTGTCCACTGCCGCCGCGGAGCATCCAGATCTGCCGCCCTTGTCGTCGCGTACCTGATGTGGCGCCGCGCATTGACCTTTGACCGCGCGCTCCGCGCCGTTCGCGTAGCGCGTCCGTCCGCAGACCCAAACCTCGGCTTCGCCGCTCAGCTCCTCCACTGCCAACGCCGCTTCCTTGCCCTTCCGCCGACATCTGTCTCCTCTGCAATCCGTGCATACCGCATGGCTCCGCAATCCCCCTGCGACCCCCTCTACCTCGTCCCCAAATCGGTCGACCTCTCCACCACCGGTGCAAACATTCTTGATTCCCGAGGCGTATTCATCATTCACACGCCTGCTGCCATCTACGTCTGGCTTGGTCAAGGTTGCGAACCCTCCATGACCGCCGCCGCGGCTACCTCTGCTCTCCAGCTCGTCCGCTATGAGCGTGCTGACGGTCCAATTATCACAGTGCACGAGGGTTCCGAATCTGCAGCCTTCTGGGCCTCCTTAAACAATGACCCTTCGCCTCCTAACACTGATGAGTTCGTAGGGAAGCGGAGAGTAGAGCTCTATGATCTCGACTACGACATCTTCCGCAGGGCCATCCCTAGAGCTCGAGGGACACCGCCACTTCCGGCGAAGTCACCGGCGAAGGAGAGTGGTTGGACCCGTTTAAGACGCGAATTTGCAATCAAGGGTTTGAAGGAACTAACGAAAGCTGTGTTAGAGCGCAGGGTTTTTGACGACGAGGGCCTGCGGGTAAGCGATACAATTCGATCTCCAGGATCTTTCTCTATGGAGTCAAGCGCCACGCCATCATCGTCTACTGCCGACACTGCTTCAGTTATCTCTACCTTCTCGCCaaattccttctcttcttctgatTGGTATAATTTGTCACCACCAAGCTCAGAATTATATAGGACGCGCCAAACTGAACTGAACTCGGATTTGCAATCATCTGTTACTGGGAATGTAAAGTGGATGGGCTCAAGAACTTTAGTTGAACGTAGACGAGATAATGCTCCTCTGGTTCTGTTACCATCATCTGCTGATGCCTCGGGGAGGCTTTCTTCAACAGAATTAGTAATGGATTGGTGCCCATCTCCTCCATTTATTTCAGAAGTGGAAGAAGACCAAGAAGCATTAGATATAGGACAACTCTCTTTGGATGCTTCAGACCAAGATGCCTCTGCAGAGGATGCACCTTCTGGTGCTGATGAGGATACTCAATTAATTCATCCAGTTCTTTTCAGGTGGCCTGATATGGATAAAGTGGAGGATGCGCATCATGGAGTTCTTAACTCTGACTCAGTGTTCTTATTGCTAACATCAGAATCAAAAGCAGGTTCTAGGAAGTCAATgataaaaatgtatgtttggcTAGGAAGAAATAGTAGGCATAACATTctaggagaggaggaagaaaaagagactGCACACGTTGATAGAATTGGCACCAAGTTTATCGAGCTCATGGGTATTCCATTGGATACTACTATACAG GTAATTAGAGAGGGCGAGGAGCCAGAACAGTTCTTAAATCACTTATTCTCTTTCCACCAAGCTAAGGAAGGCATTCATTGA